In the genome of Candidatus Nitrosotenuis sp. DW1, one region contains:
- a CDS encoding TATA box-binding protein yields MQVLDVLRKEISIQNVVCTADLKQPVDIASFNEFKHLSSNLDLYRCGYVKDNKMTGRVTVFASGKLISVGTRYPEQAYEELQRAGDILKKYKLIRSFKVTPKLQNIVARFDLGKKIALEELARTMPKSMYEPEQFPGLIFRIQDSCVALIFASGKGVLVGAKTISELNQGLFEVEKWINY; encoded by the coding sequence ATGCAAGTTTTAGACGTACTTAGAAAAGAGATTAGCATACAAAACGTAGTATGCACAGCTGATCTAAAACAACCAGTAGATATTGCCTCATTTAATGAATTCAAACATTTGAGCTCAAATCTAGACCTGTATCGATGTGGCTATGTTAAAGATAATAAAATGACTGGACGTGTAACCGTTTTTGCATCAGGAAAACTCATCTCCGTTGGAACAAGATATCCTGAACAGGCATATGAAGAGTTGCAACGTGCTGGAGATATTTTAAAAAAATACAAGTTAATTAGATCATTCAAGGTTACTCCCAAGTTACAAAATATTGTCGCTAGATTTGATCTAGGGAAAAAAATAGCATTAGAAGAATTAGCAAGAACGATGCCCAAGTCAATGTATGAGCCAGAACAGTTTCCAGGATTGATTTTTAGAATTCAGGATAGTTGTGTTGCATTGATTTTTGCATCAGGGAAAGGAGTATTGGTTGGAGCAAAAACAATATCTGAGCTGAATCAAGGTTTGTTTGAAGTGGAAAAATGGATTAATTACTGA
- a CDS encoding class I SAM-dependent DNA methyltransferase — MTNEAPAIVAKLWNYCNVLRDDGVSYGDYVQQLTNLLFLKMADEQTKPPYNKKSIIPKGYDWQSILEKSGDQLEIHYRHLLETLAKESGLLGLIYRKSQNKIQDPAKLERLIKLINEETWIGLDIDVKGEIYEGLLEKNAEDVKGGAGQYFTPRALISAMVDVIQPKPGETIGDPACGTGGFFLKAHDYLAKHYQLDKDQKKFLKEETFKGWDIVQEVVRLCAMNLYLHGIGTNESQINQADVLISDSGDRFDIVMTNPPFGKKSSITIFSEEGKAERESLSYERDDFWTTTSNKQLNFLQHVKTILKVNGRCGIVVPDNVLFEGGAGETVRRKILEQFDVHTLLRLPTGIFYAGGVKANVLFFDKKPARTDGKAWTEKLWIYDLRTNQHFTQKERQMTRADLDDFVKCYNPENRHKRKETERFHAFFYDDILKRDKVSLDIFWLKDESLEDTENLPPPEIIAQEIADNLQSALDSINELIVSLGKK; from the coding sequence ATGACAAATGAAGCACCAGCCATAGTTGCAAAACTATGGAATTACTGCAATGTTTTACGAGATGACGGAGTATCATACGGTGACTATGTACAACAATTAACAAATCTATTATTTCTAAAAATGGCAGATGAACAAACAAAGCCACCATACAACAAGAAATCAATCATTCCAAAGGGGTACGATTGGCAAAGTATTCTAGAAAAAAGTGGAGATCAATTAGAAATTCACTATAGACATCTTTTAGAAACTTTAGCTAAAGAATCCGGACTATTAGGATTAATTTATAGAAAATCACAAAACAAAATTCAAGATCCTGCCAAACTAGAACGCCTAATCAAATTAATCAATGAAGAAACTTGGATTGGATTAGACATTGATGTTAAGGGTGAGATCTATGAAGGATTATTGGAAAAGAACGCCGAAGACGTCAAGGGTGGTGCTGGACAATATTTCACACCTAGAGCATTAATTTCTGCAATGGTTGATGTAATACAACCAAAGCCAGGAGAAACCATAGGTGATCCTGCATGTGGTACTGGAGGATTCTTTCTCAAAGCACATGACTATTTGGCAAAACATTATCAATTAGATAAAGATCAGAAAAAATTCCTCAAAGAGGAAACTTTCAAAGGATGGGATATTGTTCAAGAAGTGGTACGACTTTGTGCCATGAACTTATATCTGCATGGAATTGGCACAAATGAATCCCAGATAAATCAAGCAGATGTTCTAATTTCAGATTCCGGGGATAGATTTGATATTGTAATGACAAATCCGCCTTTTGGCAAAAAAAGCAGCATCACTATATTCTCAGAGGAAGGAAAGGCAGAACGTGAATCACTGTCATATGAACGAGATGATTTTTGGACTACGACATCTAACAAACAGCTAAATTTCTTACAACATGTCAAGACTATACTAAAAGTAAATGGAAGATGTGGGATAGTAGTTCCAGATAACGTATTGTTTGAAGGGGGCGCAGGTGAAACAGTTAGAAGGAAAATACTAGAACAATTCGATGTTCATACCTTACTGAGATTACCTACTGGAATATTTTATGCAGGAGGAGTAAAGGCAAATGTATTATTCTTTGATAAAAAGCCAGCAAGAACTGATGGAAAAGCATGGACTGAAAAACTATGGATTTATGATCTAAGGACAAATCAGCATTTTACTCAAAAAGAAAGACAAATGACTAGAGCAGATCTAGATGATTTTGTAAAGTGTTACAATCCTGAAAATAGGCACAAAAGAAAAGAAACTGAACGATTTCATGCATTTTTTTATGATGATATACTAAAACGAGACAAGGTTTCACTAGATATCTTTTGGCTTAAAGATGAATCCTTAGAAGATACAGAGAATTTACCGCCACCTGAGATTATCGCTCAAGAAATTGCAGATAATCTACAATCTGCTTTGGATTCAATAAATGAATTGATTGTTAGTCTTGGAAAAAAATAA
- a CDS encoding restriction endonuclease subunit S, translating to MEKNNQLGLPDGWYEILFSESITNIPLTGYKLKQKDYQEKGKLPVIDQGQEYIGGYTDRINLQVNCELPIIIFGDHTKSVKFVNNNFVAGADGIKVLKPKSFFDPKLFYYFTKAIKLPEKGYARHYQFLEKSFIRIPPLNEQKRIVAKIEELFSEIEHISESLKIIKDKIEYYRRSLLVTSFQNLSQKELLSECAEIGTGGTPSRKKPEYYNGKIPWVKTTEIKNSHIENTDEKITQLGLDNSNAKIYPKNSVILAMYGEGKTRGRVAILDISASTNQACAVMVCNPKKLFYKYCFYWFQSQYYEIRAKSSGGNQPNLNLGIIKKLEIPLTDMINQEKIVAQIELELSQIEFFRKNITQTFLKTDLIRNSILKQAFEGKLVTQDPNDEPAEVLLQKIKREKQKISN from the coding sequence TTGGAAAAAAATAATCAATTAGGTTTACCTGATGGTTGGTATGAAATCTTATTCTCTGAATCAATCACAAATATTCCTCTCACTGGTTATAAATTAAAACAGAAAGATTATCAAGAAAAAGGAAAACTTCCAGTAATAGATCAAGGACAAGAGTACATTGGTGGTTATACCGATAGAATCAATTTACAAGTTAATTGTGAGTTACCAATAATTATTTTTGGTGATCATACAAAATCTGTAAAATTTGTAAATAATAATTTTGTAGCTGGGGCAGATGGAATAAAAGTATTAAAACCAAAATCTTTTTTTGATCCGAAATTATTTTATTATTTTACTAAGGCAATTAAATTGCCAGAAAAGGGTTATGCCAGACATTATCAATTTCTTGAAAAATCCTTCATTCGAATACCCCCCCTAAATGAGCAAAAAAGAATTGTAGCAAAAATTGAAGAATTATTTTCAGAGATAGAACACATATCTGAGTCTCTAAAAATTATCAAAGATAAAATAGAATATTATAGACGTTCATTGCTTGTAACATCTTTTCAAAATTTATCTCAAAAAGAACTTCTTTCTGAATGTGCAGAGATAGGAACTGGCGGTACCCCATCTCGCAAGAAACCCGAATATTATAATGGAAAAATCCCCTGGGTAAAAACTACTGAAATTAAAAATTCTCATATTGAAAATACTGATGAAAAGATCACACAATTAGGTTTGGATAATAGTAATGCCAAAATATATCCAAAAAATTCGGTTATTCTTGCCATGTATGGGGAAGGTAAAACTAGAGGAAGGGTAGCCATATTGGATATTTCCGCATCTACTAATCAAGCATGTGCGGTGATGGTGTGCAACCCAAAAAAATTGTTCTACAAATACTGCTTTTATTGGTTTCAAAGTCAGTATTATGAGATAAGAGCAAAGAGTTCGGGTGGAAATCAACCAAATTTGAATTTAGGAATAATTAAGAAATTAGAAATTCCATTAACAGATATGATTAATCAAGAAAAAATAGTCGCTCAGATAGAATTGGAGCTATCTCAAATAGAATTCTTTAGAAAAAACATCACTCAAACTTTTCTAAAAACTGATTTAATAAGAAATTCCATTCTAAAACAAGCTTTCGAAGGAAAACTCGTCACTCAAGATCCAAATGATGAACCCGCAGAAGTCTTACTCCAAAAAATAAAACGAGAAAAGCAAAAAATCAGTAATTAA
- a CDS encoding Swt1 family HEPN domain-containing protein translates to MNFNITNRIDYHISQLKTLEQNTKAIKIIKQPKEKIGESVGEWLIGELASEIFKSNEAGKLGRRWTREQYKSQDKIRYEQNLRNLEGEFQNIHNQIKAFFSTISIVKKNLDKQGNSNLLLKKLATIENSSKLEAKIRKTMTMLAQLKEENLIINAEIASVLEQKKSASHKEDYENLKILEERLRSIIQFRLSKITTEWWKQRIPQDVQENAKKRKGENDSPWSFFRSGHDLIDFVDFPDYAKIITRRDNWNEVFSSIFYNKEEFATKLKELEPIRNAISHSRNLSSKQKTRLRLYSDDIIERIQKSER, encoded by the coding sequence ATGAATTTCAACATAACTAATAGAATAGATTATCATATTTCTCAACTCAAAACATTAGAACAAAATACCAAAGCCATCAAGATAATAAAACAACCCAAAGAAAAGATTGGTGAATCTGTTGGTGAATGGCTGATTGGGGAACTTGCTAGCGAGATATTCAAATCAAATGAGGCTGGAAAACTAGGAAGACGGTGGACGCGAGAACAGTACAAGTCTCAAGATAAGATACGATATGAGCAAAATCTAAGAAACCTTGAGGGAGAATTCCAAAATATTCATAATCAAATTAAGGCATTTTTCAGCACCATATCCATAGTAAAGAAGAATTTAGACAAGCAGGGAAATAGCAATCTATTGTTAAAAAAACTTGCAACAATAGAAAATTCGTCTAAACTGGAAGCAAAGATACGAAAAACTATGACAATGTTGGCTCAATTAAAAGAAGAAAATCTAATCATTAATGCAGAAATAGCATCGGTGTTAGAACAGAAAAAATCTGCTTCACATAAAGAAGATTATGAGAATTTGAAAATCTTGGAAGAAAGATTACGCAGCATCATTCAGTTCAGACTTTCAAAAATTACAACTGAGTGGTGGAAACAACGAATCCCACAAGACGTACAAGAAAATGCAAAGAAACGAAAGGGAGAAAACGATAGCCCTTGGTCTTTTTTTAGAAGTGGACACGATTTAATCGATTTTGTAGACTTTCCAGACTATGCCAAGATTATAACTAGAAGAGATAATTGGAATGAAGTTTTTTCATCCATTTTTTACAATAAAGAGGAGTTTGCAACAAAACTAAAAGAATTAGAACCCATAAGAAATGCAATATCTCATTCTAGAAATCTCTCATCAAAACAAAAAACTCGATTAAGGTTGTATTCTGATGACATAATTGAGAGGATTCAGAAAAGTGAAAGATAA
- a CDS encoding nucleotidyltransferase — protein MKPLVKEALKINGELPGVIFIGAIARYFHTGNLRESQDLDFAVIKPLSEEFLLSKKYNKFTENKKEVWRTPRGIKIDAYTKDVSGIPINLIIKTATKFKIGKDVVTVIGLEALIVAKSRAQRDADIDDLRILARLKSKEIRWDVLKTITKDDTEYQTVKMTMDFLAKQ, from the coding sequence TTGAAACCGCTAGTTAAAGAAGCTCTAAAAATTAATGGTGAATTACCAGGTGTAATATTCATAGGTGCAATTGCACGATATTTTCATACCGGTAATCTTCGAGAGTCTCAAGATTTAGATTTTGCAGTAATAAAACCACTTTCAGAAGAATTTTTACTTAGTAAAAAATATAATAAATTTACAGAAAATAAAAAGGAAGTCTGGAGAACTCCTAGAGGTATTAAAATAGATGCCTATACAAAAGATGTTAGTGGAATACCAATCAATTTGATCATCAAAACGGCAACCAAATTCAAAATAGGCAAAGACGTTGTCACGGTTATAGGCTTGGAAGCCTTGATTGTGGCAAAAAGCCGAGCACAAAGGGATGCTGATATTGATGATCTTCGTATATTGGCACGTTTAAAATCAAAAGAAATACGATGGGATGTGCTAAAAACAATCACAAAAGATGATACTGAATATCAAACCGTCAAAATGACCATGGATTTTCTAGCAAAACAATGA